A window from Photobacterium sp. DA100 encodes these proteins:
- the fusA gene encoding elongation factor G, producing the protein MSMNEIRNIAVVGQSGVGKTTLIERLLFESECSTHLGSVKEGDTVTDFDDQSIHYQHSIEATPAALCWQKHRMNVIDTPGLPELLGRTLSIYPAVETSALVFDANTPLNQVSEKLFAFAQSQKKCQMIIINKVDLNPDKVPQLIDQLQSHFGQECLPINLPSGDGQSVVDCYFKPDYDASTLWSSVETAHEQLIDQVIEVDEKLMELYLEQGSSLTAEQLHDPFEEALRTGHVIPICCVSAETGLGISLLLQTLAEIMPMPSEGNPPMLEKNGQQVRVDCEQLDHTVAHVYKVSVDPYLGKLAYLRVFQGEINAGSQLFIGENSKAFKVGHLYQLQGKKRLEIANARAGDFCVLAKVDDLNFDSVVHDSHDEDEVIMKTIDFPAPMYSLAIQTTKRGDEQKLSEVLNKIAAEDPSLCLEHRTRTNETVLGGQGEFHLKIALEKMASVYKLNVNTEQPSIEYFETITQQAEGHYRHKKQSGGAGQFGEVQLKVRPLDRGEGFVFVNKVVGGAIPTSLIPAVEKGIRQAVEEGAISGNPIHDIEVTVYDGKYHSVDSKEIAFVIAGKKAFLDAVNNANPIVLEPIVELNLQIPTDSVGDISGDLAANRGVILGTQSEENNFTSLQAKIPQNELLDYSQRLRAMTGGEGSFSMVLSHYEPAPNTVQKKVCSAAEEAC; encoded by the coding sequence ATGTCTATGAATGAAATTCGCAATATCGCAGTAGTTGGTCAAAGTGGGGTAGGTAAAACGACCTTGATTGAGCGCCTGCTGTTTGAGTCAGAATGCTCTACACATCTCGGAAGTGTCAAAGAGGGTGACACTGTCACGGACTTTGATGACCAATCCATCCATTATCAACACAGTATCGAAGCTACGCCAGCCGCTCTTTGTTGGCAAAAGCACCGTATGAATGTTATCGATACCCCGGGCTTGCCTGAATTATTGGGGCGGACGTTGAGTATCTATCCCGCTGTTGAAACTTCAGCCTTAGTTTTTGATGCCAATACACCTTTGAACCAAGTATCAGAGAAGTTATTTGCTTTTGCCCAGTCGCAGAAGAAGTGTCAGATGATCATCATTAACAAAGTCGATCTCAATCCGGACAAAGTGCCGCAGCTCATCGACCAACTGCAGTCTCACTTCGGCCAGGAATGCTTGCCGATCAACTTGCCGTCGGGCGATGGGCAATCGGTCGTCGATTGCTACTTCAAGCCAGATTATGACGCGTCGACCCTATGGAGTAGCGTTGAGACTGCGCATGAACAGCTAATCGATCAGGTTATCGAGGTTGATGAGAAATTGATGGAGCTGTACCTTGAGCAAGGTTCCTCGCTCACAGCTGAGCAGTTACACGATCCATTTGAAGAAGCCCTAAGGACAGGTCATGTCATTCCCATTTGTTGTGTCTCGGCGGAAACAGGGCTGGGGATTTCACTGTTGCTGCAAACATTAGCAGAAATTATGCCGATGCCTTCGGAAGGTAATCCGCCAATGCTGGAAAAAAATGGCCAGCAGGTTCGGGTTGACTGTGAACAGCTAGATCATACCGTGGCTCATGTATATAAAGTTAGTGTTGACCCGTACCTGGGGAAACTGGCTTATTTGCGGGTCTTCCAAGGCGAAATCAACGCGGGCTCTCAGCTTTTTATCGGTGAGAACAGCAAGGCGTTTAAAGTTGGGCACTTATATCAGCTACAAGGCAAGAAGCGTCTAGAGATTGCCAATGCTCGGGCTGGTGATTTTTGTGTCTTGGCAAAAGTGGATGACTTGAATTTTGACTCAGTGGTCCATGATTCCCATGATGAAGACGAAGTCATCATGAAAACTATCGATTTTCCAGCACCGATGTATAGCTTGGCGATTCAAACGACCAAAAGGGGGGATGAACAGAAGCTATCGGAGGTGCTCAATAAAATAGCAGCCGAAGATCCCTCCCTGTGCCTTGAACATCGTACCCGTACCAATGAAACTGTTTTGGGTGGCCAGGGTGAATTCCACTTGAAAATCGCACTGGAGAAAATGGCTTCGGTTTATAAGCTCAACGTTAATACCGAGCAGCCGAGTATTGAATATTTCGAAACGATAACCCAGCAAGCAGAAGGTCACTATCGTCACAAAAAACAAAGCGGCGGTGCGGGACAGTTTGGTGAGGTACAGCTTAAAGTTCGGCCTTTGGATCGTGGGGAGGGCTTTGTTTTCGTCAATAAAGTGGTGGGCGGAGCTATTCCGACATCCTTGATCCCTGCAGTGGAGAAGGGGATCCGGCAAGCGGTAGAGGAAGGGGCGATATCCGGAAACCCGATTCATGATATAGAAGTCACCGTCTATGATGGTAAATATCATTCTGTAGACTCAAAAGAAATCGCTTTTGTGATAGCAGGTAAGAAAGCATTCCTTGATGCTGTGAATAATGCTAACCCTATCGTGTTAGAGCCAATCGTAGAGCTTAACCTGCAGATTCCAACGGACTCTGTCGGTGATATTAGCGGAGATTTAGCAGCTAACCGAGGAGTGATATTAGGTACCCAGTCTGAAGAGAATAACTTTACCTCGCTACAGGCGAAGATCCCGCAAAATGAGTTGTTGGATTACTCCCAGCGCCTGAGGGCTATGACGGGCGGTGAGGGTAGTTTCAGTATGGTACTGAGTCACTACGAGCCCGCTCCTAACACTGTACAGAAAAAGGTATGCAGTGCTGCCGAAGAAGCGTGCTAG
- a CDS encoding GNAT family N-acetyltransferase, translating to METQRLKLLPPCLERAPMMLEAILESQNELAVYLPWVPNALTEDASIENTKQAIANFEAFEGELRYSIIEKESGRFVGAVGLLIKDKAVPYFEIGYWLRTSAYGCGYMTEAVERLTAYAFEELHANRVEITAAEQNTQSRAVAERCGFEFECLKKNERRLPSGELSHTVVYSKIAV from the coding sequence ATGGAAACACAAAGGTTAAAACTATTGCCTCCTTGTCTGGAAAGAGCGCCAATGATGCTGGAGGCGATACTCGAAAGCCAGAATGAACTCGCGGTGTACTTACCTTGGGTGCCCAATGCCTTGACTGAAGATGCATCCATTGAGAATACAAAGCAAGCGATAGCCAATTTTGAAGCCTTTGAGGGAGAGCTTCGATATTCCATTATCGAGAAAGAATCTGGCAGGTTTGTTGGGGCGGTAGGATTACTAATAAAGGACAAAGCCGTCCCTTATTTTGAAATAGGCTATTGGCTGAGAACCTCGGCATATGGCTGTGGTTACATGACAGAGGCTGTCGAACGGCTGACAGCGTATGCTTTTGAGGAGTTACATGCTAACCGTGTTGAAATTACCGCAGCAGAGCAGAATACCCAAAGCCGTGCTGTTGCCGAACGCTGTGGTTTTGAATTTGAATGCCTGAAGAAAAATGAAAGACGCTTACCGTCAGGGGAGCTTAGCCATACGGTGGTATACAGCAAAATTGCCGTCTAA